From Aliarcobacter butzleri, the proteins below share one genomic window:
- the glmS gene encoding glutamine--fructose-6-phosphate transaminase (isomerizing) produces the protein MCGIVGYIGKKDTTKLLLDGLKELEYRGYDSAGIAVLKDDNIDVFKALGKLVNLEEKVNSVPSKDYDLGIGHTRWATHGKPTELNAHPHLGEYSYVVHNGIIENYKELKDELTQKGHKFVSQTDTEVIVHLFENYNNQLNDATKAFQNTVSRLEGAFSILLISKAEPKKIFFYKLGSPLIVARGIEEDEVLFASSDAPLIGLANDVVYLEDKVGGVATAFGIEFFSDNHKWSTLPTSKQFAQKDGYRFFMEKEIYEQSSVVSDCMLGRIKDNEILFDEIDKSIIDGINEIKICACGTSYHAGLTSSYLFERISKIKCSVEVASEFRYKEPLLTKDTLFIVISQSGETADTLEALKMAKNAGLKTLVICNVDNSSMTRTADFTILTRAGIEKGVASTKAFSTQTVVLWMLSLYFAKAKNVISNEKLEVELHTLREVPKSLCISDKIHEKTRRLSKRYLHGHGFFFIGRDVFYPLALEGALKLKEISYLHAEGYPAGEMKHGPIALADPELFTIALMPQNLLYDKIKSNVEELSARDSTICAISALDFDLADDFIKINKSEHYMLEFFEMLVVLQLLSMEISIRLGNDVDMPRNLAKSVTVE, from the coding sequence ATGTGCGGAATAGTTGGATATATTGGTAAAAAAGATACTACAAAATTATTATTAGATGGTTTAAAAGAGTTAGAGTATAGAGGTTATGATAGTGCTGGAATTGCTGTACTTAAAGATGATAATATTGATGTTTTTAAAGCATTAGGAAAACTTGTAAATTTAGAAGAAAAAGTAAATAGTGTACCTTCTAAAGATTATGATTTAGGAATTGGTCATACAAGATGGGCAACTCATGGAAAACCAACAGAACTAAATGCTCATCCACATTTAGGAGAGTATTCTTATGTAGTTCATAATGGAATAATTGAAAACTATAAAGAGTTAAAAGATGAATTAACACAAAAAGGACATAAATTTGTATCTCAAACAGATACAGAAGTTATAGTTCATCTTTTTGAAAATTACAATAACCAATTAAATGATGCTACAAAAGCTTTTCAAAATACAGTTTCAAGACTTGAAGGTGCTTTTTCAATTCTTTTAATCTCAAAAGCTGAACCTAAAAAAATATTTTTCTATAAATTAGGAAGTCCTTTAATCGTTGCACGAGGAATTGAAGAAGATGAAGTTTTATTTGCTTCATCTGATGCTCCACTTATTGGATTAGCAAATGATGTTGTTTATTTAGAAGACAAAGTTGGTGGAGTTGCAACTGCTTTTGGTATAGAATTTTTCAGTGATAATCATAAATGGAGTACATTACCAACATCAAAACAGTTTGCTCAAAAAGATGGATATAGATTTTTTATGGAAAAAGAAATTTATGAGCAAAGTAGTGTAGTTAGCGATTGTATGTTAGGAAGAATAAAAGATAATGAAATTTTATTTGATGAAATTGATAAATCAATAATTGATGGAATAAATGAAATAAAAATTTGTGCTTGTGGGACTTCATATCATGCAGGACTTACTTCTTCATATTTATTTGAGAGAATTTCTAAAATAAAATGTAGTGTTGAAGTAGCAAGTGAATTTAGATATAAAGAACCACTTTTAACTAAAGATACTTTATTTATTGTTATCTCACAAAGTGGTGAAACTGCTGATACTTTAGAAGCTTTAAAAATGGCAAAAAATGCAGGATTAAAAACTTTAGTGATTTGTAATGTTGATAACTCTTCTATGACAAGAACAGCTGATTTTACTATCCTTACAAGAGCTGGAATTGAAAAAGGTGTTGCTTCAACAAAAGCATTTTCTACTCAAACAGTTGTTCTTTGGATGTTGTCTTTATATTTTGCAAAAGCAAAAAATGTAATTTCAAATGAAAAATTAGAAGTTGAACTTCACACTTTAAGAGAAGTTCCAAAATCACTTTGTATTAGTGACAAAATACATGAAAAAACAAGAAGATTATCAAAAAGATATTTACATGGACATGGATTTTTCTTCATTGGAAGAGATGTATTTTATCCATTAGCTTTAGAAGGTGCTTTAAAACTAAAAGAGATTTCTTATTTACATGCTGAAGGTTATCCAGCAGGTGAAATGAAACATGGTCCTATTGCTCTTGCAGACCCAGAACTTTTTACAATCGCACTTATGCCACAAAATTTACTTTATGATAAAATTAAATCAAACGTAGAAGAACTTAGTGCTAGAGATAGTACTATTTGTGCTATTTCTGCACTTGATTTTGATTTGGCTGATGATTTTATAAAAATAAATAAATCAGAACACTATATGTTAGAGTTTTTTGAAATGTTGGTTGTTTTACAACTTTTATCTATGGAAATTTCAATAAGACTTGGAAATGACGTAGATATGCCAAGAAACTTGGCTAAATCTGTGACTGTCGAATAA
- the metK gene encoding methionine adenosyltransferase, which yields MEKKSQYLFTSEVVSPGHPDKCADIIADSIVDRLIIEDSNSRVASEVFVAGKHIVIGGEVKSNAKLSQNDYEKIVKDALAKIGYDGKSAFTKEQALHPDDVKVQVLLNQQSPDISQGVDQTTGEIGAGDQGIMFGFASNEAAEFMPAAIVYARRLCDTVYNYALKNNQKLGVDIKTQVTVDYGTKENFENCKPQKIHTIVVSAPSVEGMPIEEVRTLIQGLIDNSGLPDKLYDKNSTIIHINPTGRYVNHSSLHDSGLTGRKLIVDSFGGYAPIGGGAQSSKDYTKVDRSGLYAARWIAKHIVASGLAKKAIVQISYAIGVARPTSVAVDTMGTYTKHNDDVLSAFVMENFPLTPRWITQKFALDKPSADTFLYADVAARGQVGQSDYPWEKLDELEKFKNL from the coding sequence ATGGAAAAAAAATCTCAATACTTATTTACAAGTGAAGTAGTAAGCCCTGGACACCCTGATAAATGTGCTGATATTATTGCAGATTCAATAGTTGATAGATTAATAATTGAAGATAGTAATAGTAGAGTTGCAAGTGAAGTTTTTGTAGCTGGAAAACACATAGTTATTGGTGGTGAAGTAAAATCTAATGCAAAATTATCACAAAATGATTATGAAAAAATAGTAAAAGATGCATTAGCAAAAATTGGATATGACGGAAAAAGTGCATTTACAAAAGAACAAGCACTTCATCCTGATGATGTAAAAGTACAAGTTTTATTAAATCAGCAAAGTCCTGATATTTCTCAAGGAGTTGACCAAACAACTGGAGAAATTGGAGCAGGTGATCAAGGAATTATGTTTGGATTTGCTTCAAATGAAGCGGCTGAATTTATGCCTGCAGCAATAGTATATGCACGAAGACTTTGTGATACAGTTTATAACTATGCTTTAAAAAATAATCAAAAACTAGGGGTTGATATAAAAACTCAAGTTACTGTTGATTATGGTACAAAAGAGAATTTTGAAAATTGTAAACCACAAAAAATTCATACAATAGTTGTAAGTGCTCCTTCTGTTGAAGGAATGCCAATTGAAGAAGTAAGAACATTGATTCAAGGGTTAATTGACAACTCTGGGTTACCTGATAAATTATATGATAAAAATAGTACAATTATTCATATAAATCCAACAGGAAGATATGTAAATCACTCATCATTACATGATAGTGGCTTAACAGGAAGAAAGCTGATTGTTGATTCTTTTGGTGGATATGCGCCTATTGGTGGTGGAGCACAAAGTAGTAAAGATTATACTAAAGTTGATAGAAGTGGACTTTATGCTGCAAGATGGATAGCAAAACATATAGTTGCTTCTGGACTTGCTAAAAAAGCAATAGTTCAAATATCTTATGCTATTGGAGTTGCACGTCCAACATCAGTTGCTGTTGATACAATGGGAACTTATACAAAACATAATGATGATGTATTATCAGCTTTTGTTATGGAAAATTTCCCATTAACACCAAGATGGATTACACAAAAATTTGCTTTGGATAAACCAAGTGCTGATACTTTCCTTTATGCAGATGTTGCTGCACGTGGACAAGTTGGACAAAGTGATTATCCTTGGGAAAAATTAGACGAATTAGAAAAATTTAAAAATCTTTAA
- the accD gene encoding acetyl-CoA carboxylase, carboxyltransferase subunit beta: MDLKNLFSKISFDSKKEQPTKKDAPTHWIKCPNCSALMFFKEVENQDNVCPKCSFHMRIGAKRRIEILSDENSFVEFDADLKPNDPLKFVDKTSYKKRVEEAFDKTGRTSSVVSGECTINSIPVQMVVFDFSFMGGSLGSVEGEKIVRAVNRAIEKEQGLIIVSASGGARMQESTFALMQMAKTSAALKKLDHAKLPYISILTDPTMGGVSASFAFLGDIIMAEPGALIGFAGQRVIKQTIGADLPEGFQRAEFLLEKGSIDMVVNRSKMKQTLTDLLTMFQREKIS; this comes from the coding sequence ATGGATTTAAAAAACTTATTTAGCAAAATATCTTTCGATAGTAAAAAAGAACAACCAACAAAAAAAGATGCACCAACTCACTGGATAAAGTGTCCAAATTGTAGTGCATTAATGTTCTTTAAAGAGGTAGAAAATCAAGATAATGTTTGCCCTAAATGTAGTTTTCATATGAGAATTGGTGCAAAAAGAAGAATAGAAATTCTATCTGATGAAAATAGTTTTGTTGAATTTGATGCAGATTTAAAACCAAATGACCCTTTAAAATTTGTAGATAAAACTTCTTATAAAAAAAGAGTTGAAGAAGCTTTTGATAAAACAGGAAGAACATCTTCTGTTGTGAGTGGAGAGTGTACTATAAATTCAATTCCTGTTCAAATGGTAGTTTTTGATTTTTCTTTTATGGGTGGAAGTTTAGGAAGCGTTGAAGGTGAGAAAATAGTAAGAGCTGTAAATAGAGCTATTGAAAAAGAGCAAGGTTTGATTATTGTATCAGCTTCTGGAGGAGCTAGAATGCAAGAATCAACTTTTGCTTTAATGCAAATGGCTAAAACTTCTGCGGCACTTAAAAAACTTGATCATGCAAAACTTCCATATATCTCTATTTTAACAGATCCTACAATGGGAGGAGTTTCTGCTTCATTTGCTTTTTTAGGTGATATTATTATGGCTGAGCCAGGAGCATTGATTGGATTTGCAGGACAAAGAGTTATAAAACAAACAATTGGTGCAGATTTACCAGAAGGTTTCCAAAGAGCAGAATTTTTACTTGAAAAAGGTTCTATTGATATGGTTGTTAATAGATCTAAGATGAAGCAAACTTTGACAGATTTATTAACAATGTTTCAAAGAGAAAAAATTAGTTAA
- a CDS encoding thiamine phosphate synthase, giving the protein MISNLEKALGFKLEAFNYLYVLCDYETLLKKNISLETFVDLCRKKDVKIIQYRDKISSFEEQKINLLYLKSQLNIPIIVNDKIELIDFADGLHLGQEDLEKIHKDKKLAIKLVRTKIKDKLLGLSTHNEIEILEANELNLDMIGLGAYKQTNTKDVSTILGEKISYLAKISKHPVCAIGGVKIEDKILNVKFNVVGSGFFDEN; this is encoded by the coding sequence ATGATTTCAAATTTAGAAAAAGCTTTGGGTTTTAAACTTGAAGCTTTCAACTACTTATATGTTTTATGTGATTATGAAACGCTACTTAAAAAAAATATTTCTTTAGAAACTTTTGTTGATTTATGTAGAAAAAAAGATGTAAAAATTATCCAATATAGAGATAAAATTTCATCATTTGAAGAACAAAAAATAAATCTTTTATATTTAAAATCACAATTGAATATCCCAATAATTGTAAATGATAAAATAGAACTTATAGATTTTGCAGATGGTTTGCACTTAGGTCAAGAAGACTTAGAAAAAATTCATAAAGATAAAAAACTTGCTATAAAACTTGTAAGAACTAAAATCAAAGATAAACTACTTGGACTTTCAACTCACAATGAAATAGAGATTTTAGAAGCAAATGAATTGAACTTAGATATGATTGGTCTTGGAGCTTATAAACAAACTAATACAAAAGATGTAAGTACTATTTTAGGTGAAAAAATTAGTTATTTAGCAAAAATTTCTAAACATCCAGTTTGTGCTATTGGTGGTGTAAAAATAGAAGATAAGATTTTAAATGTAAAATTTAATGTTGTTGGAAGTGGATTTTTTGATGAAAATTAA
- a CDS encoding 23S rRNA (pseudouridine(1915)-N(3))-methyltransferase RlmH, with protein sequence MKINIYAILKPTADNFDQIIKEFIKMSSKYAKVEVHYIFNKNIAKAQTIGEKESQLAYSQTYEPLLKGYNIALDVLGKRVDTYAFSSLIDNKNEVNFFIGGAYGFQREFLNKCDSVISLSDLTMAHKVANVVLTEQIFRSLCIQNNHPYHK encoded by the coding sequence ATGAAAATTAATATTTATGCAATATTAAAACCAACAGCTGATAATTTTGACCAAATTATAAAAGAGTTTATAAAAATGTCATCAAAATATGCAAAAGTTGAAGTTCATTATATATTTAATAAAAATATAGCAAAAGCGCAAACTATTGGAGAAAAAGAGTCTCAACTTGCATATTCTCAAACATATGAACCTTTGTTAAAAGGTTATAACATTGCACTTGATGTTTTAGGCAAAAGAGTTGATACTTATGCCTTTTCATCATTAATTGATAATAAAAATGAAGTTAATTTTTTTATTGGTGGTGCATATGGATTTCAAAGAGAGTTTTTAAATAAGTGTGATAGTGTAATTTCATTAAGTGATTTAACAATGGCGCATAAAGTGGCAAATGTTGTTTTAACTGAGCAGATATTTAGAAGCTTATGTATTCAAAATAATCATCCATATCATAAGTAA
- a CDS encoding tRNA dihydrouridine synthase yields the protein MNKLDFTRPLVVLAPLAGYTDLPFRSVVKKFGADLTISEMISSNALVYKSARTLKMVEKSPTEDPYFVQIAGNSVDLVKAAVEILNDVEGIDGIDLNCGCPAPKVFNHGSGSNLLGDLKKLEEILSTVKKYSKKQYTSAKVRLGVNEKIPVEIGKAVEACGVDFVSVHGRTRAGKYKAPVDYDAIKQMKEAISIPVIANGDIKDYAKAKEVLEYTKANGVMIGRGAIGKPWVFYQLKHGIEDISNEMKKEIILEHFDSMINFHGNHGAIMFRKLLHSYSKGYTGANEFRDIVNKVSEVDVMRDMIENFF from the coding sequence ATGAATAAACTCGACTTTACAAGACCTTTAGTGGTGTTAGCACCACTTGCAGGTTATACAGATTTACCTTTTAGAAGTGTTGTTAAAAAATTTGGTGCTGATTTAACTATTTCAGAAATGATTAGTTCAAATGCTTTAGTATATAAAAGTGCAAGAACACTTAAAATGGTAGAAAAATCTCCTACTGAAGATCCATATTTTGTACAAATTGCAGGAAATAGTGTTGATTTAGTCAAAGCTGCAGTTGAAATTTTAAATGATGTTGAGGGCATTGATGGAATTGATTTAAATTGTGGATGTCCTGCTCCAAAAGTTTTTAATCATGGCTCTGGTTCAAATCTTTTAGGAGATTTAAAAAAACTTGAAGAGATTTTAAGTACAGTAAAAAAATACTCTAAAAAACAATATACAAGTGCAAAAGTAAGACTTGGAGTAAATGAAAAAATTCCAGTTGAAATTGGAAAAGCAGTTGAAGCTTGTGGTGTTGATTTTGTATCTGTTCATGGAAGAACACGAGCTGGGAAATATAAAGCTCCAGTTGATTATGATGCAATAAAACAGATGAAAGAAGCTATTTCAATCCCTGTTATTGCAAACGGTGATATTAAAGATTATGCAAAAGCTAAAGAAGTTTTAGAATATACAAAAGCAAATGGAGTGATGATAGGACGAGGTGCTATTGGAAAACCTTGGGTGTTTTATCAACTAAAACATGGAATTGAAGATATTTCAAATGAAATGAAAAAAGAGATTATTTTAGAACATTTTGATTCTATGATAAATTTTCATGGAAATCATGGTGCTATAATGTTTAGAAAACTTTTGCATTCATATTCAAAAGGTTACACGGGAGCTAACGAGTTTCGAGATATTGTAAATAAAGTTAGTGAAGTTGATGTTATGCGAGATATGATAGAAAACTTTTTTTAA
- a CDS encoding 50S ribosomal protein L11 methyltransferase, with protein sequence MSKYYFELVLKPKKNYELFLELLESLTEDAFEENDGCIIIRSEDELDDLKFGIERFSEALDVKCEIIYEKKENIDWIKEYQKSVKSVEVGNFFIRPSWEEKKDNKIDIIIDPALSFGSGHHETTSSCIEAIDEFVKEKQTVLDVGTGSGILAIAAAKKGCVVDICDTDEVCIVDTKSNFELNNAKFNDSWVGSINKSTKTYDVVIANIVADVLVMIANDLKKSLNPDGLLIISGILDKHENRVLNKFKDLEVIKVIHKNEWVTAIFKKNKES encoded by the coding sequence TTGTCTAAATACTATTTTGAATTGGTGCTTAAACCAAAAAAAAATTACGAACTTTTTTTAGAACTACTTGAGTCATTAACTGAAGATGCTTTTGAAGAAAATGATGGTTGTATAATTATTAGAAGTGAAGATGAACTAGATGATTTAAAGTTTGGAATAGAGAGATTTTCTGAAGCTTTAGATGTAAAATGTGAAATAATTTATGAAAAAAAAGAGAATATTGATTGGATAAAAGAGTACCAAAAATCTGTTAAATCAGTTGAAGTTGGGAATTTCTTTATTCGTCCGTCTTGGGAAGAAAAAAAAGATAATAAAATTGATATTATAATTGACCCTGCATTATCTTTTGGTTCAGGACATCATGAAACAACTTCTTCTTGTATAGAAGCAATAGATGAGTTTGTGAAAGAAAAACAAACAGTTTTAGATGTAGGAACTGGAAGTGGTATTTTAGCAATTGCAGCAGCTAAAAAAGGTTGTGTAGTTGATATTTGTGATACAGATGAAGTTTGTATAGTTGATACAAAATCAAATTTTGAATTAAACAATGCTAAATTTAATGATAGTTGGGTTGGTTCTATAAATAAATCAACAAAAACTTATGATGTTGTAATAGCAAACATAGTAGCAGATGTTTTAGTTATGATAGCAAATGATTTAAAAAAATCTTTAAATCCTGATGGTTTACTGATTATTTCAGGTATTTTAGATAAACATGAGAATAGAGTATTAAATAAATTTAAAGATTTAGAAGTTATAAAAGTTATTCATAAAAATGAATGGGTAACTGCAATATTTAAAAAGAATAAGGAGTCTTAG
- the ftsH gene encoding ATP-dependent zinc metalloprotease FtsH — translation MSKKQQQNDNNNINNNDNNNNFFNNNPILIFVIFAIVTIFAFKTIFSDETMGVSNSNVQAFGQSSNKTIAYSDLKKLISAGKIEYVGIGNTQIRAISKSEGGQVITYTARRVIPDETLITELEKNNIGYGGINEENILADILFGWVLPIFIFFAIWMFIAKRMQKSMGGGSGGILGIGSSKKMINSEKPNVKFDDMAGNKEAKEEVQEVVDFLKSPDRYVRLGAQIPKGVLLVGPPGTGKTLLAKAVAGEANVEFLSVSGSAFIEMFVGVGASRVRDLFEQAKKVAPAIIFIDEIDAIGKSRASGGPMGGNDEREQTLNQLLAEMDGFSTEHAPVIVLAATNRPEVLDPALLRPGRFDRQVLVDKPDYEGRIEILNVHIKDVKLGKNVDLKEVAKMTAGLAGADLANIVNEAALLAGRASKNEVGPEDFKEAVERQIAGLEKKSRRISPKERKIVAYHESGHALIAEITKGANKVNKVSIVPRGLAALGYTLNTPEENKYLMQKHELLAEVDVLLGGRAAEQVFIGEISTGAGNDLERATGIIKSMATIYGMSDIAGLMVLEKRTNQFLGGQTQKDYSDAMAKELDNHVKTILNERYEIVLQALKDNSAAIEQMTAELLDIEVITGERVREIIKENGGTVFEDEDLHSDAITEEKTTSTDE, via the coding sequence ATGTCAAAAAAACAACAACAAAATGATAATAACAATATCAATAACAACGATAATAACAATAATTTTTTTAACAATAATCCAATTTTAATATTTGTAATTTTTGCAATAGTTACAATATTTGCATTTAAAACTATTTTTTCTGACGAAACTATGGGAGTGTCAAACTCTAATGTTCAAGCATTTGGGCAAAGTTCAAATAAAACAATTGCTTATTCAGATTTGAAAAAATTAATTAGTGCAGGAAAAATTGAATATGTAGGTATTGGAAATACTCAAATTAGAGCTATTTCTAAAAGTGAAGGTGGACAAGTTATAACTTATACTGCAAGACGAGTAATACCTGATGAAACTTTGATTACTGAATTAGAAAAAAACAATATTGGTTATGGTGGAATAAATGAAGAAAATATTCTAGCTGATATTTTATTTGGTTGGGTTTTACCAATCTTTATTTTCTTTGCTATTTGGATGTTTATTGCAAAAAGAATGCAAAAATCTATGGGTGGTGGTTCAGGAGGAATCCTTGGAATTGGTTCATCAAAAAAGATGATAAATTCTGAAAAACCAAATGTAAAATTTGATGATATGGCTGGAAACAAAGAAGCAAAAGAAGAAGTTCAAGAAGTTGTTGATTTCTTAAAATCTCCAGATAGATATGTAAGACTTGGAGCTCAAATTCCAAAAGGTGTTTTATTAGTAGGACCTCCAGGTACAGGAAAAACACTTTTAGCAAAAGCAGTTGCTGGTGAAGCAAATGTTGAGTTTTTATCAGTTTCTGGTTCAGCATTTATTGAGATGTTTGTTGGAGTTGGAGCTTCAAGAGTTAGAGATTTATTTGAACAAGCAAAAAAAGTTGCTCCTGCAATTATATTTATTGATGAGATTGATGCTATTGGTAAAAGTAGAGCAAGTGGTGGACCAATGGGTGGAAATGATGAAAGAGAACAAACATTAAATCAGCTTTTAGCTGAAATGGATGGATTCTCAACAGAACATGCACCTGTTATTGTATTAGCTGCAACAAATAGACCAGAAGTTCTTGACCCAGCACTTTTAAGACCAGGAAGATTTGATAGACAAGTTTTAGTTGATAAACCTGATTATGAAGGAAGAATTGAAATTTTAAATGTACATATCAAAGATGTAAAATTAGGTAAGAATGTAGATTTAAAAGAAGTTGCAAAAATGACAGCTGGACTTGCAGGAGCTGATTTAGCAAATATTGTAAATGAGGCTGCACTTTTAGCTGGACGTGCTTCAAAAAATGAAGTAGGACCAGAAGATTTTAAAGAAGCAGTTGAAAGACAAATTGCTGGATTAGAGAAAAAATCAAGAAGAATTTCTCCAAAAGAGAGAAAAATCGTAGCATATCACGAAAGTGGTCATGCTTTAATTGCTGAGATTACAAAAGGTGCAAATAAAGTAAATAAAGTATCTATTGTTCCAAGAGGACTTGCTGCACTTGGATATACTTTAAATACTCCTGAAGAGAATAAATATTTGATGCAAAAACATGAGTTACTTGCTGAAGTTGATGTTTTATTAGGTGGACGAGCAGCAGAACAAGTGTTTATTGGTGAAATTAGTACTGGTGCTGGAAATGACTTAGAAAGAGCAACTGGAATTATAAAATCAATGGCAACTATTTATGGTATGAGTGATATTGCTGGATTGATGGTTTTAGAAAAAAGAACAAATCAATTTTTAGGTGGACAAACTCAAAAAGATTATTCAGATGCTATGGCAAAAGAACTTGATAATCACGTAAAAACAATATTAAATGAAAGATATGAAATTGTTTTACAAGCATTAAAAGATAATAGCGCCGCAATTGAGCAAATGACAGCAGAACTATTAGATATTGAAGTAATTACAGGTGAAAGAGTAAGAGAAATTATCAAAGAAAATGGTGGAACTGTTTTTGAAGATGAAGATTTACACTCTGATGCAATTACAGAAGAAAAAACTACTTCAACTGATGAATAA
- a CDS encoding PAS domain S-box protein, translated as MENKQDYFFYLKKMTLLYVEDDDNTREELEYFLEKKALKLIVAKNGQEGLELFKKHNPDLVITDIQMPVMDGIQMIKAIKEMNPQVQTVIVTTFSDIEYLFEAIKLNISNYLTKPLNLYALSETLFSVSKNIFLEKENKEIFNTLKQYKDVVDERSIVSKATKEGIITYINEPFEKISGYKKDELLGKSHNIISHPNIDKNIFKDMWKKIKVEKKSWHGRIKNISKEGKEYFVDLIVKPILDTNGDILEFISLANDITDLELSREYFENLTQKNSLDLNETIKLVNTYKEAIDESNIILRVDTNKNITYANDAFYNISGYSKDELLGKPYSILKHYNLSEEESNQKIEEIFSEKIWKGKVSNYKKNGEVFHCHVTLFPLRNEKDEIIEFMSVRHDITQIENLHDELEDTQREIIYKLGEIGETRSSETGNHVKRVAEYSRLLAQKVNLSQQDVNRLFIASPMHDIGKIGIPDAILNKPGKLNEDEWKIMKTHTQIGYDILKDSKRETLRAAGIVSYTHHEKWDGTGYPLGLKGEDIHIFGRITAVADVFDALGSDRCYKKAWPLENILDLFKNEKGKHFDPKLIDIFIENLDEFLAIRDSYKDNNEKD; from the coding sequence ATGGAAAATAAACAAGACTATTTTTTTTATCTAAAAAAAATGACATTATTATATGTCGAAGATGATGATAATACAAGAGAAGAGTTAGAGTACTTTTTAGAAAAAAAAGCTTTAAAACTAATTGTTGCTAAAAATGGACAAGAAGGTTTAGAACTATTCAAAAAACATAATCCAGATTTAGTCATAACTGATATCCAAATGCCAGTAATGGATGGAATACAAATGATTAAAGCAATAAAAGAGATGAATCCTCAAGTTCAAACAGTCATTGTAACCACATTTAGTGATATAGAATATTTATTTGAAGCTATAAAATTAAATATATCCAACTATCTAACAAAACCATTAAATTTATATGCATTAAGTGAAACACTATTTTCTGTTTCAAAAAATATTTTTTTAGAAAAAGAAAATAAAGAGATTTTTAATACTTTAAAGCAATATAAAGATGTAGTTGATGAACGTTCAATAGTTTCAAAAGCCACAAAAGAAGGAATAATTACTTATATAAATGAACCATTTGAAAAAATATCAGGTTATAAAAAAGATGAATTATTAGGAAAATCTCATAATATAATTAGTCATCCAAATATTGACAAAAATATATTTAAAGATATGTGGAAAAAAATTAAAGTTGAAAAAAAATCTTGGCATGGAAGAATTAAAAATATTTCTAAAGAAGGAAAAGAATATTTTGTAGATTTAATAGTAAAACCTATTTTAGATACAAATGGAGATATTTTAGAATTTATATCTTTGGCTAATGATATTACAGATTTAGAACTTTCAAGAGAATATTTTGAAAATTTAACACAAAAAAATAGTTTAGATTTAAATGAAACAATAAAATTAGTAAACACATACAAAGAAGCAATTGATGAAAGTAATATCATATTAAGAGTTGATACAAATAAAAATATTACTTATGCAAACGATGCATTTTATAATATTAGTGGATATTCAAAAGATGAATTATTGGGTAAACCTTATTCAATACTAAAACATTATAATCTAAGTGAAGAAGAGTCAAATCAGAAAATAGAAGAGATATTTTCTGAAAAGATTTGGAAAGGTAAAGTCTCTAATTATAAGAAAAATGGCGAAGTTTTTCACTGTCATGTAACACTCTTTCCTTTAAGAAATGAAAAAGATGAGATTATAGAATTTATGAGTGTTAGACACGATATAACACAAATTGAAAATCTTCATGATGAGTTAGAAGATACTCAAAGAGAAATTATTTATAAACTTGGTGAAATAGGGGAAACAAGAAGTAGTGAAACAGGAAATCATGTAAAAAGAGTTGCTGAATATTCAAGACTTTTAGCTCAAAAAGTAAATCTTTCACAACAAGATGTAAATAGACTTTTTATTGCTTCTCCAATGCACGATATTGGAAAAATTGGTATTCCAGATGCTATTTTAAATAAACCTGGTAAGTTAAATGAAGATGAGTGGAAAATTATGAAAACTCATACTCAAATTGGTTACGATATTTTAAAAGATTCAAAAAGAGAAACACTTAGAGCTGCTGGGATTGTATCTTATACTCACCATGAAAAATGGGATGGAACAGGTTATCCTTTGGGATTAAAAGGTGAGGATATTCATATATTTGGAAGAATAACTGCCGTAGCAGATGTTTTTGATGCTTTAGGAAGTGATAGATGTTATAAAAAAGCTTGGCCGTTAGAGAATATTTTGGACTTATTTAAAAATGAAAAAGGAAAACATTTTGATCCAAAACTAATAGATATATTTATTGAAAATTTAGATGAGTTTTTAGCAATAAGAGATAGTTATAAGGACAATAATGAAAAAGATTAA